A region from the Cyprinus carpio isolate SPL01 chromosome A8, ASM1834038v1, whole genome shotgun sequence genome encodes:
- the LOC109056944 gene encoding guanylate kinase-like isoform X2, giving the protein MSGPRPVVLSGPSGAGKSTLLKRLMKEYEGVFGFSVSHTTRNLRPGEENGKDYHFVTREKMQEGIDKGEFIENAEFSGNMYGTSKSSIEDVQAQNLICILDVDIQGVKNIKKTDLNPIYISIQPPSMEILEKRLRDRQTETEDSLQKRLEAARIDMELSKEPGVFDLVIINDDLEEAYEKLKSVLIEEIEKVQDAKN; this is encoded by the exons ATGTCGGGACCCAGGCCTGTAGTTCTGAGTGGCCCATCAGGAGCTGGGAAAAGCACCCTGTTGAAGAGACTCATGAAAGAATATGAAGGGGTTTTTGGATTCAGTGTCTCCC ACACCACCAGAAATCTTCGGCCAGGAGAGGAAAATGGAAAAG ATTACCACTTTGTCACCAGAGAGAAGATGCAAGAGGGAATTGATAAGGGTGAATTCATTGAGAATGCAGAGTTTTCTGGGAACATGTATGGAACCAG CAAATCATCCATAGAAGACGTTCAGGCACAAAacctcatctgcatcttggatgttGATATACAAGgagtgaaaaacattaaaaagaccGATCTGAACCCCATATATATCTCCATCCAGCCTCCTTCAATGGAGATCCTG GAAAAGCGtctgagagacagacaaacagagacagaggACAGTCTACAGAAGCGTCTGGAGGCGGCGAGGATTGACATGGAGCTCA GTAAGGAACCTGGGGTTTTTGATTTGGTAATCATTAATGATGACCTGGAAGAAGCCTATGAGAAACTCAAAAGTGTTCTTATTGAG gaAATTGAGAAGGTGCAAGATGCCAAGAATTAG
- the LOC109056944 gene encoding guanylate kinase-like isoform X3, with translation MNPATCSTGAFSPSLRKGFFYYHFVTREKMQEGIDKGEFIENAEFSGNMYGTSKSSIEDVQAQNLICILDVDIQGVKNIKKTDLNPIYISIQPPSMEILEKRLRDRQTETEDSLQKRLEAARIDMELSKEPGVFDLVIINDDLEEAYEKLKSVLIEEIEKVQDAKN, from the exons ATGAATCCAGCAACATGCAGTACTGGAGCTTTCTCACCGTCTTTACGAAAAGGATTTTTTT ATTACCACTTTGTCACCAGAGAGAAGATGCAAGAGGGAATTGATAAGGGTGAATTCATTGAGAATGCAGAGTTTTCTGGGAACATGTATGGAACCAG CAAATCATCCATAGAAGACGTTCAGGCACAAAacctcatctgcatcttggatgttGATATACAAGgagtgaaaaacattaaaaagaccGATCTGAACCCCATATATATCTCCATCCAGCCTCCTTCAATGGAGATCCTG GAAAAGCGtctgagagacagacaaacagagacagaggACAGTCTACAGAAGCGTCTGGAGGCGGCGAGGATTGACATGGAGCTCA GTAAGGAACCTGGGGTTTTTGATTTGGTAATCATTAATGATGACCTGGAAGAAGCCTATGAGAAACTCAAAAGTGTTCTTATTGAG gaAATTGAGAAGGTGCAAGATGCCAAGAATTAG
- the LOC109056944 gene encoding guanylate kinase-like isoform X1, with protein MSGPRPVVLSGPSGAGKSTLLKRLMKEYEGVFGFSVSHTTRNLRPGEENGKGLNCLPMLLGATLLPVADVLSSETSKDYHFVTREKMQEGIDKGEFIENAEFSGNMYGTSKSSIEDVQAQNLICILDVDIQGVKNIKKTDLNPIYISIQPPSMEILEKRLRDRQTETEDSLQKRLEAARIDMELSKEPGVFDLVIINDDLEEAYEKLKSVLIEEIEKVQDAKN; from the exons ATGTCGGGACCCAGGCCTGTAGTTCTGAGTGGCCCATCAGGAGCTGGGAAAAGCACCCTGTTGAAGAGACTCATGAAAGAATATGAAGGGGTTTTTGGATTCAGTGTCTCCC ACACCACCAGAAATCTTCGGCCAGGAGAGGAAAATGGAAAAG GGCTGAATTGTCTCCCAATGCTTCTGGGTGCTACATTACTTCCTGTAGCAGACGTCCTGTCCTCTGAGACATCTAAAG ATTACCACTTTGTCACCAGAGAGAAGATGCAAGAGGGAATTGATAAGGGTGAATTCATTGAGAATGCAGAGTTTTCTGGGAACATGTATGGAACCAG CAAATCATCCATAGAAGACGTTCAGGCACAAAacctcatctgcatcttggatgttGATATACAAGgagtgaaaaacattaaaaagaccGATCTGAACCCCATATATATCTCCATCCAGCCTCCTTCAATGGAGATCCTG GAAAAGCGtctgagagacagacaaacagagacagaggACAGTCTACAGAAGCGTCTGGAGGCGGCGAGGATTGACATGGAGCTCA GTAAGGAACCTGGGGTTTTTGATTTGGTAATCATTAATGATGACCTGGAAGAAGCCTATGAGAAACTCAAAAGTGTTCTTATTGAG gaAATTGAGAAGGTGCAAGATGCCAAGAATTAG